The Toxorhynchites rutilus septentrionalis strain SRP chromosome 3, ASM2978413v1, whole genome shotgun sequence genome includes a region encoding these proteins:
- the LOC129777257 gene encoding COP9 signalosome complex subunit 6: MSQRPAEEKMDVDGEEAVAASGTTPSGTVAGVAPGGSQTTALAKPQPESRNVMAGSATVPSVTCSLHPLVIMNISDHWTRIRAQKGFKSQVFGALIGKQKGRNIEVMNSFELKFDVIDEEVHILMDYYNVKEQQYKQVFSDLDFLGWYTTGAVPLEKHINIHKQICQINECPIMLLMDPTSRNMNQLPISLYESVIDIVQGDAVMLFVPLTYTLATEEAERIGVDHVARMSTNESDENSTVAEHLLAQHNAIKMLHSRVKIVLAYIKAVKSGQLEENQEILRGAYSLSRRLPVIQNPTFKEEFYTQSNDVGLITYLGALTKVLNDMNQLVNKFNVLYDRQGMGRRMRGLFF; encoded by the exons ATGAGTCAACGGCCAGCCGAAGAAAAAATGGATGTTGACGGAGAGGAGGCTGTGGCGGCGTCGGGAACAACGCCTTCAGGCACGGTAGCGGGAGTTGCTCCCGGTGGATCACAAACTACTGCCCTAGCGAAGCCTCAACCGGAATCGCGTAACGTTATGGCTGGCAGCGCCACTGTTCCCTCGGTAACGTGTTCGCTACATCCACTGGTAATAATGAACATATCGGACCATTGGACCCGAATTCGAGCCCAGAAGGGATTCAAGTCGCAGGTTTTCGGTGCACTGATCGGCAAGCAGAAAGGACGAAACATTGAAGTGATGAATTCGTTCGAGCTCAAGTTTGACGTTATCGATGAGGAAGTACACATTTTGATGGATTACTACAACGTGAAGGAGCAGCAAT ATAAACAGGTTTTCAGCGATCTTGATTTTCTCGGCTGGTATACCACTGGTGCTGTCCCATTGGAGAAGCACATAAATATTCACAAGCAGATCTGCCAAATAAATGAATGTCCCATCATGCTGCTGATGGATCCTACGagtcggaatatgaatcaattgCCCATTTCGTTGTACGAATCGGTGATTGATATAGTTCAGGGCGATGCGGTGATGTTATTCGTTCCGCTGACTTACACGCTAGCCACCGAAGAAGCAGAACGGATCGGTGTGGACCACGTGGCTCGAATGTCGACAAACGAATCGGATGAAAATTCTACGGTTGCAGAGCATTTGCTCGCACAGCATAATGCAattaaaatgttgcattcgAGAGTGAAGATTGTGTTGGCCTATATCAAAGCCGTTAAGAGCGGTCAGTTAGAGGAGAATCAGGAAATTCTTCGAGGTGCTTATTCTTTGAGTCGTCGTTTGCCAGTTATTCAGAATCCTACGTTCAAGGAGGAATTCTATACG CAATCAAATGATGTCGGTCTTATCACCTATTTGGGAGCGCTTACAAAAGTCCTCAATGACATGAATCAGTTAGTGAATAAATTCAACGTTTTGTATGACCGTCAAGGTATGGGGCGAAGAATGCGAGGATTGTTCTTCTAG
- the LOC129777258 gene encoding zinc finger protein 330 homolog, with amino-acid sequence MPKKKTGQRKKAEKQKLRQKEIRNRESQLPEQPCNVAMECEKCGRKQKSRAFCYFCQSVQRLPICAQCGKQKCMLKTGDCVIKHAGVYTTGLQMVGAICDHCEAWICHGRKCLQTHACVCPLMDATCIECERGVWDHGGRMYKCCFCDNFLCEDDQFEHQASCQVLESESYKCQSCNKLGQYSCLRCKICYCEDHIRRKGFKYDKNKPIPCPKCNYDTSQTKDLSMSVRSHKYGRKRQDDSGDDDDYVYDPEYTAYREAADQYNDTDSDEYDDDYEDDDDDDESEDDEEDQDDTKAGPSEKGTK; translated from the exons atgccgaaaaagaaAACCGGTCAACGGAAAAAGGCGGAGAAGCAAAAGCTTCGCCAGAAGGAAATTCGAAATCGCGAGTCCCAGTTGCCTGAACAGCCTTGCAATGTAGCAATGGAATGCGAAAAATGTGGAAG AAAGCAAAAATCTCGTGCCTTCTGTTATTTCTGTCAGAGCGTTCAACGTCTCCCCATCTGCGCTCAATGTGGAAAACAAAAATGTATGCTCAAGACGGGGGATTGCGTTATCAAACATGCCGGAGTCTACACCACCGGACTGCAGATGGTGGGAGCGATTTGTGACCACTGTGAGGCATGGATCTGCCACGGGCGGAAGTGTCTCCAGACGCACGCTTGCGTTTGTCCCCTGATGGATGCCACTTGCATCGAGTGCGAGCGAGGTGTCTGGGATCACGGAGGTCGAATGTATAAGTGTTGCTTCTGCGACAACTTCCTGTGCGAGGATGACCAATTCGAGCATCAAGCTTCCTGTCAGGTTCTGGAATCGGAATCGTACAAGTGCCAATCTTGTAACAAACTTGGCCAATATTCTTGTCTGCGTTGCAAGATATGTTACTGCGAGGATCACATTCGTAGGAAAGGATTCAAGTACGATAAAAATAAGCCAATTCCTTGTCCTAAATGCAACTACGACACAAGTCAGACTAAGGATTTGAGCATGTCGG tccGTAGCCACAAGTATGGTCGTAAGCGCCAGGATGACTCAGGTGACGACGATGATTACGTCTACGATCCGGAATACACTGCCTACCGTGAAGCAGCCGATCAATACAATGATACGGATTCTGACGAGTATGACGATGATTAcgaggatgatgatgatgatgatgagtcGGAGGATGATGAAGAAGATCAAGATGACACCAAGGCGGGTCCAAGTGAGAAgggaacaaaataa
- the LOC129777408 gene encoding deoxycytidylate deaminase: protein MGDKEAISHIINSCLSEKKRNDYLDWNEYFMATAFLAAKRSKDPNTQVGACIVNDEKKIVGIGYNGFPIGCSDDEFPWGKKSANSLDAKYLYVCHAEMNAILNKNSSDVKQCTMYVALFPCNECAKIIIQSRIKEVIYMSDKHAHKNSTIAAKKMFDAAGVKYWQFQPRNNKIVIDFSEIDWDNLYQLPTTPAKITEV, encoded by the coding sequence ATGGGAGATAAGGAAGCAATATCTCACATTATCAATAGCTGTCTTAGTGAGAAAAAACGCAATGATTATCTGGATTGGAACGAGTACTTCATGGCAACGGCATTCTTGGCGGCAAAGCGAAGTAAAGACCCCAACACGCAAGTGGGAGcatgcatagtgaatgatgagaagAAAATCGTCGGGATCGGCTACAATGGTTTCCCGATCGGATGCAGTGACGATGAATTCCCGTGGGGTAAAAAATCCGCCAATTCACTAGATGCGAAATATCTGTACGTTTGTCACGCAGAGATGAATGCTATACTGAACAAGAATAGTTCCGACGTGAAGCAATGCACAATGTATGTGGCGCTCTTCCCGTGTAATGAATGCGCGAAAATTATTATCCAATCCAGAATTAAAGAGGTCATCTACATGTCCGATAAGCATGCGCATAAAAACTCCACGATTGCAGCGAAGAAAATGTTCGATGCCGCTGGGGTAAAATATTGGCAATTCCAGCCACGAAATAACAAAATAGTAATAGACTTCTCGGAAATCGACTGGGATAATCTCTACCAACTACCCACGACGCCCGCTAAAATTACAGAGGTGTAA